The Synergistaceae bacterium genomic interval GTCTGAGCATCCTAATGGAGCCGGAATGGTCCGGTTCCATATGGTCGACGATCAAATAGTCGATTTGTCTGTTTTCAGGTATTATAGAAGTCAGCCTTTCGATATAATCTGTCAGGTTTCCGCTTTTTATCGAATCAACAAGTGCTGTCTTTCTGTCATTAATGAAATATGCGTTATAAGCAACTCCCCGTGGGAGAGTCCATAGTCCCTCGAACAGGTCGGTCTCGCGGTCGTTTCCGCCTATCCAGTAAATTGAATCCGTAATTTTTATTGCCTTCTGCATTGGTAAAGAGCCTCCTTTTAATATTCCC includes:
- a CDS encoding FprA family A-type flavoprotein; translation: MQKAIKITDSIYWIGGNDRETDLFEGLWTLPRGVAYNAYFINDRKTALVDSIKSGNLTDYIERLTSIIPENRQIDYLIVDHMEPDHSGSIRMLR